CGGCAGCTCCTACACAAAATTTCCGAGCCGATTGAGGGCTTGTCCTACAGGCTTTGCACCACGACGGCGCAGCGGTTGATCTAGGTCAAACACTGCGCCGATGTTTCGTAAGTATTTGTCGCTTAAACACAATTTGCCCTGTGCGCGCCGCCATAGACTGCCGGCCACTTCGGAATTTGCTGCTCAAAGGCCATGACCGAATGCTGACTCGAAGCTGCCAATAAAAGCCTCCGCACACAGGAGTTATAAATGAAGAAGCTAGTGATGTTTGGTGCCCTGGCACTGTCGATGTTATCCCTGACCGCCGTGGCCGATGAGGCCAAGCCGATCCGCATCGGTATCGAAGCCGGTTACCCGCCATTCTCGATGAAAACCCCTGACGGCAAGCTCACCGGTTTTGACGTGGACATCGGCGATGCGCTGTGCGCGCAGATGAAAGTCAAATGCACTTGGGTCGAGCAGGAATTCGATGGCCTGATCCCGGCACTGAAAGTGAAGAAGATCGACGCCATTCTGTCCTCGATGACCATCACCGACGACCGCAAGAAAAACGTCGACTTCACTATCAAGTACTACCACACCCCGGCGCGCTTCGTGATGAAGCAAGGCTCCGGTGTCAAAGATCCGCTGACCGAGCTGAAGGGCAAGAAGGTCGGTGTGCTGCGCGCCAGTACGCATGACCGTTACGCCAGCGAAGTGCTGGTGCCGGCCGGGATCGAACTGGTGCGTTACGGCTCGCAGCAGGAAGCCAACCTCGACATGGTGTCCGGACGTATCGACGCGATGCTGGCCGACTCGGTCAACCTCAGCGACGGTTTCCTGAAAACCGACGCGGGTAAAGGTTTCGAGTTCGTCGGGCCGACCTACGAAGACGCCAAGTACTTTGGCGGCGGCGCCGGCATTGCCGTGCGCAAGGGCGATACCGCGCTGGCCGAGCAGTTCAACAAAGCCATCACCGAAATCCGCAGCAATGGCGAGTACAAGAAAGTCCAGGACAAGTACTTCGACTTTGACGTGTACGGCCATTAATACGCCGTAAAAAAAAGTGGCCCCGTTCGCGCGGTGGCCACTTTTTTTGCGCCCATGATTTATCCTGCGTCAATCATTTCCATGTAGGAGCTGCCGCAGGCTGCAGCAGCTCCTACAGAAACTTCGGAGTTTACCCATGCAACGCATCGACCATGTTCTGCCCTGGAGTCACTTGGGCAGTGAACGTTCTCTCAGCGTGTTCCGTTACGGCGCCGGCCCGCGCAAGGTGTACATCCAGGCCAGCCTGCACGCCGACGAGTTACCGGGGATGCGCACCGCATGGGAACTCAAGCAGCGCCTCAACCAGCTCGAAGCGCAAGGCCGCTTGCAGGGCGTGATTGAACTGGTGCCCGTGGCCAATCCGATTGGTCTCGACCAGCATCTGCAGGGTGCGCACATGGGTCGCTTCGAACTGGGCAGCGGCAAGAATTTCAACCGCGCGTTCGTTGAGCTGAGTGCTCCGGTGGCGGCGTTGATCGGCGACCGCTTGGGCGCCGATCCCGATGCCAACGTCGCCCTGATTCGTCAGGCCATGGGCGAGGTGTTCGAGGCCTTGCCGGCCCCGGCTTCGCAACTGGAAGCACTGCATCGTCTGCTGCTGCGCCACGCCTGTGATGCCGATATCACGCTTGACCTGCATTGTGATTTTGATGCGGCAATCCATTTGTATGCATTGCCGCAGCATTGGCCAACGTGGCAATCACTGGCGGCGCGCTTGCAGGCGGGGGTTGCGTTGCTCTGCGAAGATTCCGGCGGCAGTTCGTTCGATGAATCCTGCTCGACGCCATGGCTGCGTCTGGCGCAGGCATTTCCGCACGCGGCGATTCCGGC
This window of the Pseudomonas fluorescens genome carries:
- a CDS encoding ABC transporter substrate-binding protein; protein product: MKKLVMFGALALSMLSLTAVADEAKPIRIGIEAGYPPFSMKTPDGKLTGFDVDIGDALCAQMKVKCTWVEQEFDGLIPALKVKKIDAILSSMTITDDRKKNVDFTIKYYHTPARFVMKQGSGVKDPLTELKGKKVGVLRASTHDRYASEVLVPAGIELVRYGSQQEANLDMVSGRIDAMLADSVNLSDGFLKTDAGKGFEFVGPTYEDAKYFGGGAGIAVRKGDTALAEQFNKAITEIRSNGEYKKVQDKYFDFDVYGH
- a CDS encoding succinylglutamate desuccinylase/aspartoacylase family protein, whose translation is MQRIDHVLPWSHLGSERSLSVFRYGAGPRKVYIQASLHADELPGMRTAWELKQRLNQLEAQGRLQGVIELVPVANPIGLDQHLQGAHMGRFELGSGKNFNRAFVELSAPVAALIGDRLGADPDANVALIRQAMGEVFEALPAPASQLEALHRLLLRHACDADITLDLHCDFDAAIHLYALPQHWPTWQSLAARLQAGVALLCEDSGGSSFDESCSTPWLRLAQAFPHAAIPAANLATTLELGSMGDTRVDQAQANCEAILGFLAEQGFISGEWPAAPGECCEGLPFEGTEYLFAPHHGVVSFLRNAGEWVEKGDALFEVVDPLRDRVSIVRAGTSGLLFAIDRGRYTEPGIWQAKVAGRVPFRTGKLTND